Proteins encoded by one window of Deltaproteobacteria bacterium:
- a CDS encoding type II secretion system F family protein, whose translation MPVYSWEAKLRSGEIRSGEIEAANTDIAAQRIRSQGMMITHIKKKPTQITLRLPGQTGVTTKDIVVFTRQFATMIDAGLPLVQCLDILGTQQPNPDFKKIILDVKAGVESGATLADALRKHPKVFDKLYANLVAAGERSGILDTILNRLAAYMEKNVKLVKQVKGAMIYPVITIIVSVIVTIVLLVFVIPIFQKMFQDFGSELPAPTQLVVDLSEFVRAHIIAILVLMGGTIFALKSALSTPKGREIYDTLLIKAPIIGPLVQRVAVARFTRTLGTMLSSGVPILDALDIVAGTAGNSVIEKGLQVVRARISEGKNMAQPLGEIPVFPPMVVQMIAVGESTGAMDAMLNKIADFYDEEVDAAVANMMAALEPIIMAFLTVIIGGFIISMYLPVFTLAGAVGG comes from the coding sequence ATGCCAGTTTATTCATGGGAAGCAAAGCTGCGTAGTGGTGAAATTCGTAGTGGTGAAATTGAGGCGGCAAATACTGATATAGCAGCCCAGCGGATTCGTTCGCAGGGTATGATGATTACTCACATCAAGAAAAAACCCACACAAATAACCTTACGCTTACCTGGACAAACTGGTGTTACCACTAAAGATATTGTGGTGTTTACCAGACAATTCGCCACCATGATTGATGCTGGCCTTCCTTTAGTGCAATGCTTGGATATTTTAGGTACGCAACAACCAAATCCTGATTTTAAAAAAATTATTCTTGATGTTAAGGCAGGCGTAGAATCAGGCGCTACTTTAGCCGATGCGCTGCGTAAACACCCTAAAGTATTTGATAAATTATATGCAAACCTTGTTGCGGCAGGTGAACGCAGCGGTATTTTAGATACGATATTAAATCGTCTAGCTGCTTATATGGAAAAAAATGTCAAGCTAGTAAAACAAGTTAAAGGAGCAATGATTTATCCGGTAATTACGATTATTGTATCAGTTATCGTCACTATAGTATTATTAGTATTTGTTATTCCTATTTTTCAAAAGATGTTTCAAGATTTTGGTAGCGAATTACCAGCACCGACCCAACTAGTAGTTGATTTGTCTGAATTCGTACGCGCACACATAATTGCTATACTTGTTTTGATGGGGGGGACGATATTTGCATTAAAATCGGCGCTTAGTACTCCTAAAGGACGTGAGATTTACGACACGCTACTTATAAAAGCACCAATAATTGGCCCATTAGTGCAACGAGTTGCGGTAGCTCGTTTTACTCGCACGCTTGGTACTATGTTATCTTCTGGTGTGCCAATTCTTGATGCTTTGGATATTGTTGCAGGTACTGCTGGCAATAGTGTTATTGAAAAGGGACTACAAGTGGTACGTGCACGGATTAGTGAAGGTAAAAATATGGCACAGCCACTAGGAGAAATACCTGTATTTCCACCTATGGTAGTGCAAATGATTGCTGTTGGAGAATCGACCGGTGCTATGGATGCGATGTTAAATAAAATTGCAGATTTTTACGATGAAGAGGTTGATGCTGCAGTTGCTAATATGATGGCAGCGCTTGAACCAATAATCATGGCTTTTTTAACAGTTATTATCGGTGGTTTTATTATTTCGATGTATTTACCGGTATTCACATTAGCTGGGGCGGTTGGCGGTTAA
- a CDS encoding NADP oxidoreductase, whose protein sequence is MSKPVIATASLAGCFGCHMSILDIDERILDLIELVEFNKSPVDDIKSFHKICDIGIIEGGCCNSENIHVLKDFRKNCKLLVSLGECAIMGGLPALRNGIPIQECLNEAYLDGLTVEKGNKIIPNDNELPMILDKVYPCHEVVKIDYFLPGCPPNADLIWDALVSIIKGTPMKLAYETIKYD, encoded by the coding sequence ATGAGCAAACCTGTGATTGCCACCGCTTCATTAGCAGGATGTTTTGGCTGCCATATGTCCATCCTTGATATAGATGAGCGGATTCTCGATCTCATTGAACTAGTTGAATTTAATAAATCACCAGTTGATGATATTAAAAGTTTTCATAAAATTTGCGATATCGGCATTATTGAAGGCGGATGCTGTAATAGTGAAAATATTCATGTACTCAAAGATTTTCGCAAAAATTGCAAACTGCTAGTTTCTTTAGGTGAATGTGCCATCATGGGAGGATTACCTGCACTGCGCAATGGCATCCCCATTCAAGAATGTTTAAATGAAGCTTATCTTGATGGCCTTACTGTTGAAAAAGGCAATAAAATAATACCAAATGATAATGAACTACCGATGATTCTTGATAAAGTTTACCCTTGCCATGAAGTTGTAAAAATTGATTATTTTTTACCTGGTTGCCCACCAAATGCTGACCTGATTTGGGATGCTTTAGTAAGTATAATTAAAGGTACTCCCATGAAATTGGCTTACGAAACCATTAAGTATGATTAA
- a CDS encoding sigma-54-dependent Fis family transcriptional regulator, whose product MVANIVVVDDELSMREFLQILLERDNHQVRVASGVTEACKVLSQGAADLVFTDLKLTDGSGLQVLRWVRENNNETQVIIMTAYATTENAVEAMRLGAYDYQTKPFKVSEVQALTQKALEKVTLLRDNAALREQIKRQIGTERLLGHSISISKVINLIKKVAPGRTNVLIEGESGTGKELVARAIHEASPRANGPFIAVNCGAIAESLIEAELFGHAAGAFTGAVRARSGMFEAANGGTLLLDEISDLPANMQVKLLRVLQERCVRRVGEEHERTIDVRIVSATNQSLHEMVSIGAFREDLFYRLNVVHILVPPLRERREDIPLLARVLMNKHAEELNKQLDDIAPAAMRALVNYNYPGNVRELENYIERAVNLANCNIINYQDLPSLLTDKETTLFTEKGEFPEQGIKLEQTLNDFERHLIETALERAENVKTQAAELLGLTFRSLRYRMHKLGMGEVIDQIESVDSQEPDQ is encoded by the coding sequence ATTGTGGCAAATATCGTGGTGGTAGATGACGAACTTTCAATGCGCGAATTCTTGCAAATCTTGCTTGAACGCGACAATCATCAAGTACGCGTAGCATCTGGTGTTACAGAAGCTTGTAAGGTTTTATCACAGGGGGCTGCTGACTTAGTTTTTACAGATCTCAAATTGACAGATGGTAGCGGTTTGCAGGTACTGCGTTGGGTTCGCGAAAATAATAATGAAACTCAAGTAATTATAATGACAGCATACGCAACAACTGAAAATGCCGTTGAAGCTATGCGATTAGGTGCTTACGATTATCAAACCAAACCTTTTAAAGTAAGTGAAGTACAAGCGCTTACGCAAAAGGCTCTCGAGAAGGTAACCTTATTACGCGATAACGCCGCATTACGTGAACAAATAAAACGCCAAATTGGTACTGAACGTTTGCTTGGTCATAGCATCAGCATCAGTAAGGTAATCAATTTAATTAAAAAAGTAGCTCCTGGGCGTACTAACGTTCTTATTGAAGGCGAAAGTGGTACGGGTAAGGAATTAGTGGCACGTGCGATTCATGAAGCTAGCCCACGTGCAAATGGGCCTTTTATTGCGGTAAACTGTGGAGCTATTGCTGAGTCATTAATAGAAGCAGAACTTTTTGGGCATGCTGCAGGTGCATTTACCGGAGCAGTTCGTGCAAGATCTGGGATGTTTGAAGCGGCTAATGGTGGTACATTGTTGCTAGATGAAATAAGCGACCTACCAGCAAATATGCAGGTTAAATTATTACGTGTCCTTCAAGAACGATGTGTTCGTCGAGTAGGTGAAGAACATGAAAGAACAATAGATGTCCGTATTGTGTCAGCGACTAATCAATCATTGCATGAAATGGTGAGTATAGGTGCATTTCGTGAAGATTTATTTTATCGACTTAATGTAGTGCATATTTTAGTTCCGCCATTGCGAGAACGTCGCGAGGATATACCATTATTAGCTAGAGTCTTAATGAATAAGCATGCTGAAGAACTCAATAAGCAATTAGATGATATTGCTCCAGCAGCAATGCGAGCTTTGGTTAATTATAATTATCCCGGCAATGTTAGAGAATTAGAAAATTATATTGAGCGTGCGGTAAATTTAGCAAACTGTAATATAATTAATTACCAAGACTTACCTTCGTTACTAACCGATAAAGAGACCACACTATTTACAGAAAAAGGAGAATTTCCTGAACAAGGCATTAAGTTAGAGCAAACCCTTAACGATTTTGAACGTCATCTAATAGAAACAGCTCTAGAGCGAGCAGAAAATGTTAAAACACAAGCGGCCGAGTTATTAGGCTTAACTTTTCGTTCGCTACGTTATCGTATGCATAAGTTGGGAATGGGTGAAGTGATTGATCAGATAGAATCAGTGGACTCTCAAGAGCCAGACCAATAA
- a CDS encoding NAD(P)H-dependent oxidoreductase subunit E, whose protein sequence is MRLPLEAIIEQYNADPTRLMDILLDIQSSKGQINKNTIDIIARKLKISVVDVEQTVSFYHFFSTASRGYYTVYLNNSAVATMMGSDIIARTFENEAQCKFGEVSEDGLIGLFETSCIGMNDQEPAAIINNIVFPNLTTRSVKKLIGGMRQKKKLRDLQLLIYGDAIKTPNRFKKLATVVKNNIRKKGPVIFGDYNEGEMIEKMLTLTPEQVINIIKESGIRGRGGAGFPTGLKWEFCRNSPSNKRYIFCNADEGEPGTFKDRVILTELPRLVFEGMVLGGYAIGSDEGILYLRYEYRYMKDYLEDILKNMRKKKLLGENICGKAGFNFDIRVQFGAGSYVCGEESALIESAEGKRGEPRDRPPFPANRGYLDQPTVINNVETLCAATKIITNGAEWFRSIGTSQSPGTKVLSISGDCAYPGVYEIICGCTVHEILEMAGAEKVQAVLIGGPSGTFIGPDKFYRWIAFEDLSTGGSFIIFNQTRDILKDAVLNFTDFFIEESCGSCAPCRFMTVLLKQKLEKIINGKGVARDLVDLEQWSSIMPANRCGLGQTAANPIKTTLANLRHLYTGLINTDSDFISEFDLKAAVAASCAAVNRKPMLHGV, encoded by the coding sequence ATGAGATTACCTTTAGAAGCTATCATCGAGCAGTACAACGCTGATCCAACTCGTTTGATGGATATTTTGCTCGATATACAATCAAGCAAAGGTCAAATAAATAAAAATACAATAGATATTATTGCTCGAAAATTAAAAATTTCTGTAGTTGATGTCGAGCAAACGGTATCTTTCTATCACTTTTTCTCGACCGCTTCACGTGGCTATTACACCGTTTATCTTAACAATAGCGCCGTCGCCACCATGATGGGCAGCGATATAATTGCCCGTACCTTTGAAAATGAAGCTCAATGTAAGTTTGGCGAGGTAAGCGAAGATGGCTTAATTGGCCTTTTTGAAACCTCTTGCATAGGCATGAATGATCAAGAACCTGCCGCCATAATTAATAATATCGTTTTTCCTAATTTGACAACGCGTAGCGTTAAAAAATTAATTGGTGGCATGCGTCAAAAGAAAAAGTTACGCGATTTGCAGCTGCTTATCTATGGTGATGCCATAAAAACACCTAATCGTTTTAAAAAACTTGCAACAGTGGTTAAAAATAATATTCGCAAAAAAGGACCAGTAATTTTCGGAGACTATAATGAAGGCGAGATGATTGAAAAAATGCTCACTCTTACCCCTGAGCAAGTAATAAATATAATTAAAGAATCAGGCATTCGTGGTCGCGGTGGCGCAGGTTTCCCCACTGGCCTTAAATGGGAATTTTGTCGAAATTCACCAAGCAATAAAAGATATATCTTCTGCAATGCCGACGAAGGCGAACCTGGAACATTTAAAGATCGCGTTATTCTCACTGAATTGCCACGTCTGGTTTTTGAGGGGATGGTACTTGGCGGGTATGCCATTGGTAGCGATGAAGGTATTCTCTACCTACGTTATGAATACCGCTACATGAAGGATTATCTCGAAGATATCCTAAAAAATATGCGCAAGAAGAAACTTTTAGGCGAAAATATTTGCGGTAAAGCTGGTTTTAATTTTGATATTCGTGTTCAATTTGGCGCTGGTTCATATGTATGTGGTGAAGAATCTGCACTTATTGAGTCCGCCGAGGGTAAACGCGGCGAACCACGTGATCGTCCACCCTTTCCTGCAAATCGTGGTTATCTTGATCAGCCAACAGTTATTAACAACGTTGAAACACTTTGTGCTGCCACTAAAATAATCACTAATGGTGCCGAATGGTTTCGTTCAATTGGTACTTCTCAATCCCCGGGAACTAAAGTGCTTAGCATATCAGGAGATTGCGCATATCCAGGAGTATACGAAATCATTTGTGGATGTACGGTACATGAAATCCTGGAAATGGCCGGTGCTGAAAAAGTACAAGCTGTTTTAATTGGCGGGCCCTCTGGGACATTCATTGGTCCTGATAAATTTTATCGTTGGATTGCATTCGAAGACCTTTCTACTGGTGGCTCTTTTATTATTTTCAACCAGACTCGCGATATTTTAAAAGATGCCGTATTGAATTTTACTGATTTCTTTATTGAAGAATCTTGTGGTTCATGTGCTCCTTGTCGTTTCATGACTGTTTTACTCAAACAAAAGCTTGAAAAGATAATTAATGGTAAGGGTGTGGCTCGTGATTTAGTTGATCTAGAGCAATGGAGTTCAATAATGCCTGCAAACCGCTGTGGATTAGGTCAAACTGCAGCTAATCCAATAAAAACAACATTAGCTAATTTACGTCATCTCTATACTGGACTGATTAATACCGATAGCGATTTTATCTCTGAGTTTGATCTGAAAGCTGCAGTCGCTGCTTCATGCGCTGCTGTAAATCGCAAACCTATGCTGCACGGAGTTTAA
- a CDS encoding PAS domain-containing protein: MTISQPNNENTHSLFDTAIASRSNQWSADYSELQRRLPWLLVFRVIAATILLALAIFVDWRNLPLGSISNILYAVILGNYFIVLVLGLLLRWRIPLVAVAGGYLAMSLGSALVVVQATGVIDSTFTFLYLLVVLDAAVIGGRALAIAIAATCAVAYGVQLVMQMYNIFPADRIIELPDWSFAGSGIANLSAFYLTAFLAGYLAELWRSARSEASRAFADLESARIFHSAIINALPVGVLVIDEQQRIYAANPRAFEIFKSTSDLIDSILPQSIPIIQQPIGKFVELSTEIDGNKRVLGLIRSKPLNQLNKDEKSDKTIVNRPKLEILVIEDRTELKQLELRLSAKEKLASLGELAAAIAHEIRNPLAAISGSIELLMSNDTDAPAATSLHDIITREISRLEQLIQDFLQFARPAPVECTQVNLSALTRDVCNVIKTDNIMSNKKIKVDIPEYLEAKLDPSSIRQVLWNLLRNAAEASATGGLVELSLIKQSMANGVSIVLTIRDYGEGIPEYIRQHLFEPFQTSKQQGTGLGLAVVHRIIEKHNGTIALTNADGGGTIVKVILPQSSNE, translated from the coding sequence ATGACAATTTCTCAACCCAATAATGAAAATACCCATTCTCTTTTTGATACTGCTATTGCATCGCGTAGCAATCAATGGTCAGCAGATTATAGTGAGCTACAGCGTCGTTTGCCTTGGCTATTAGTATTTCGCGTTATTGCCGCAACCATTTTGCTTGCCCTAGCAATATTTGTTGATTGGCGCAATCTGCCACTTGGTAGTATATCTAATATATTATATGCGGTAATTTTAGGAAATTATTTTATTGTTTTAGTGCTTGGTCTGTTATTACGCTGGCGTATTCCTCTAGTAGCCGTAGCTGGTGGTTATCTCGCAATGTCATTAGGTAGTGCATTAGTTGTAGTGCAGGCCACAGGTGTTATCGATAGTACATTTACATTTTTATATTTATTAGTAGTACTTGATGCTGCAGTAATTGGTGGTCGCGCTTTAGCAATAGCAATCGCGGCAACATGTGCAGTGGCGTATGGCGTACAACTAGTTATGCAGATGTATAATATTTTTCCGGCAGATCGTATAATTGAGTTACCGGATTGGAGTTTTGCTGGATCTGGAATTGCAAATTTAAGTGCATTTTATCTTACTGCTTTTCTGGCCGGATATTTAGCGGAGCTTTGGCGTAGTGCACGAAGTGAAGCTTCACGAGCTTTTGCCGATCTTGAAAGTGCTCGCATATTTCATTCTGCGATTATTAATGCATTACCGGTTGGAGTATTGGTAATCGATGAGCAACAACGTATATATGCCGCAAATCCAAGAGCATTTGAAATTTTCAAAAGTACAAGTGATCTTATTGACAGTATATTGCCGCAATCAATACCAATTATTCAACAACCAATAGGTAAATTTGTTGAATTAAGCACTGAAATTGATGGTAATAAAAGAGTATTAGGTTTGATTCGTTCAAAACCACTAAATCAATTAAATAAAGATGAAAAAAGTGACAAAACCATAGTTAATCGTCCAAAACTTGAAATTTTAGTTATTGAAGATCGTACAGAATTAAAACAACTTGAATTACGTCTTTCTGCTAAAGAAAAACTGGCTTCTTTAGGCGAGTTGGCTGCCGCTATCGCGCATGAAATCCGCAATCCACTTGCAGCGATTTCAGGTTCAATTGAATTGCTAATGTCAAACGACACTGACGCACCAGCAGCTACATCGCTACATGATATTATTACTCGTGAGATTTCTCGCTTAGAACAATTAATTCAAGATTTTTTGCAATTCGCACGTCCGGCTCCTGTTGAGTGTACACAGGTAAACCTTTCTGCCCTTACACGAGATGTTTGCAATGTCATTAAAACCGACAACATTATGTCGAATAAAAAAATAAAAGTAGATATTCCAGAGTATCTTGAAGCAAAACTCGATCCATCAAGTATTCGCCAAGTTTTATGGAATTTATTGCGTAATGCTGCAGAAGCATCAGCAACTGGTGGTTTGGTTGAATTATCTCTTATTAAACAAAGCATGGCTAATGGTGTAAGTATTGTACTAACTATTAGAGATTATGGTGAGGGGATCCCAGAATATATTCGCCAACATTTATTTGAACCATTTCAAACTAGCAAACAACAAGGCACAGGATTAGGCCTAGCGGTAGTGCATCGTATAATTGAAAAACATAACGGAACGATTGCATTAACTAATGCAGATGGCGGAGGAACTATTGTAAAAGTGATTTTACCTCAGAGCAGTAACGAATAG
- a CDS encoding (2Fe-2S)-binding protein gives MSTKINFTIDGKNCSADKGMFVLGAAQKNGIYIPSLCNIEGLAPRGSCRVCTVKINGKLMVACSTPVAEGMKIENETEELHDLRKQIIELLFVEGNHLCPSCEKSGNCELQALAYRLKIMAPRYPYQFPVREIDASNPKLIKDHNRCILCKRCIRAIQTDDGKNLFAFKQRGCKLTINIEPSTSAAITDEIATKAAKICPVGALLKKEVGFVQPIGHRLYDHLPIGNTASLNIISSREKDTNT, from the coding sequence ATGAGTACCAAAATAAATTTTACTATTGATGGCAAAAATTGTTCTGCAGACAAAGGTATGTTCGTGCTCGGTGCTGCCCAAAAAAATGGAATTTATATACCTTCGTTATGCAATATTGAAGGTCTAGCCCCGCGTGGTTCATGTCGAGTGTGCACGGTAAAAATAAATGGCAAGCTAATGGTAGCATGCTCGACGCCTGTTGCTGAGGGTATGAAAATTGAGAATGAAACTGAAGAATTACATGATTTACGAAAACAAATAATTGAGTTGCTATTTGTTGAGGGCAATCACTTATGTCCATCTTGTGAAAAATCTGGCAATTGCGAGCTACAAGCCTTGGCTTACCGTCTTAAAATTATGGCACCGCGCTATCCTTACCAGTTTCCCGTGCGCGAAATCGATGCAAGCAATCCCAAATTAATTAAAGATCATAACCGCTGCATCTTATGCAAACGCTGCATTCGCGCTATTCAAACTGACGATGGTAAAAATCTATTTGCCTTCAAACAACGCGGTTGCAAACTAACCATAAATATTGAGCCGAGTACTTCTGCCGCCATTACTGATGAAATTGCAACCAAAGCTGCAAAAATTTGTCCGGTGGGCGCTTTGCTAAAAAAAGAAGTTGGGTTTGTGCAGCCAATTGGTCACCGCTTGTATGATCACCTTCCCATTGGTAATACGGCTTCGCTTAATATAATTTCTTCGCGTGAAAAGGATACCAACACATGA
- a CDS encoding type IV pilus twitching motility protein PilT has product MSNHAALGPTGADGSQKLNLHTLLKIMIDKKASDLHITTATPPQLRIDGKLVPLKTAPLTAVETKQLCYSVLTDAQKHVFEEENELDLSFGVKGLARFRANVFVQRGAVAAAFRRIPYEIISIEGLGLPQITHELARKPRGLVLVTGPTGSGKSTTLASIIDLINTEDHGHIVTIEDPIEYLHPHKGCIVNQREVGSDTKSFKNALRYILRQDPDVVLLGELRDLETIEAALILSETGHLTFATLHTNSSIQTINRMIDVFPPHQQSQVRAQLSFVLEAVFCQQLIPKTNGGVCLALELMIPNTAIRNLIREDKIHQIYSQMQVGQARNSMQTMNQSLYELAAVKRFITVEEAIGRSSDPDELRNMLLGKGPATRVR; this is encoded by the coding sequence ATGTCGAATCATGCTGCATTAGGTCCTACAGGTGCTGACGGCTCTCAGAAGTTAAATTTGCATACGCTATTAAAAATAATGATAGATAAAAAGGCCTCGGATCTTCACATAACCACTGCCACCCCACCACAATTGCGAATTGACGGAAAGTTAGTACCCCTGAAGACAGCCCCACTTACAGCCGTTGAAACCAAGCAGTTATGCTATTCAGTATTAACAGATGCGCAAAAGCATGTTTTCGAAGAAGAAAATGAATTAGATTTATCTTTTGGGGTTAAAGGTCTTGCACGATTTCGTGCTAATGTTTTTGTGCAACGAGGTGCGGTTGCTGCAGCTTTTCGTCGGATCCCTTACGAAATTATTAGTATTGAAGGACTGGGTTTACCGCAAATCACCCATGAACTTGCTCGTAAACCGCGAGGGCTAGTTTTAGTAACTGGCCCCACAGGTAGTGGCAAATCAACAACCTTAGCTTCAATAATTGATCTTATTAATACCGAAGACCATGGCCATATTGTTACCATTGAAGATCCTATTGAATATTTACATCCGCATAAAGGTTGCATAGTCAATCAACGTGAAGTTGGATCCGATACGAAAAGTTTTAAGAACGCTCTACGTTACATTTTACGTCAAGATCCCGATGTGGTATTGCTTGGCGAGTTGCGTGATCTCGAAACCATTGAAGCAGCATTAATTTTAAGCGAAACCGGTCACTTAACTTTTGCTACTCTGCATACAAACTCTTCAATACAAACAATTAATCGTATGATTGATGTTTTTCCACCACATCAACAATCACAAGTCAGAGCACAACTTTCGTTTGTACTCGAAGCAGTATTTTGTCAGCAGTTAATACCCAAAACTAATGGTGGTGTATGTTTAGCATTAGAGCTAATGATACCTAATACAGCAATTCGTAATTTAATTCGTGAGGATAAGATCCATCAAATTTATTCACAAATGCAAGTAGGCCAAGCACGTAATTCTATGCAAACAATGAATCAATCATTGTATGAACTTGCTGCAGTAAAACGATTTATTACTGTTGAAGAAGCCATTGGGCGTAGTTCTGATCCAGATGAATTGCGCAACATGTTGTTAGGTAAAGGACCTGCTACTAGGGTAAGGTAA
- the pilB gene encoding type IV-A pilus assembly ATPase PilB, with protein MARLGELLVRESMITPQQLQTAQEEQKKSGGRLGASLVKLGMLNEQDLLNFLSKQYHVPSINLDDFQIDPEVLKLVSEEVATKHQVVPVHRAGASLVVAMADPSNIFAIDDIKFLTGYNVEVVVANETQIIKAIERLYKTGAEASYDEVMQGFDEGEIAFGADDESINALDLEKSAEDAPVVKLVNLILVDAIKKNASDIHVEPYEKLFRIRYRIDGQLYEVMKPPLKLKNAVVSRLKIMSDLDIAERRLPQDGRIKLKLGKGREMDFRVSILPTLFGEKVVLRLLDKSNLQLDMTKLGFEEGQLKDFKWGISQPYGMVLVTGPTGSGKTTTLYSALSELNKSTRNISTAEDPVEFNLVGINQVQMHEDIGLNFAAALRSFLRQDPNIIMVGEIRDFETAEIAIKAALTGHLVLSTLHTNDAPSTVSRMLNMGIEPFLITASLNAIVAQRLVRKNCSECKKPIDLPASALQDIQLGQQYIGKFQAYKGTGCEKCSNTGYKGRIAIYEVMVCSDPLKEQILNGASTAELKAEAIRLGMKTLRQSAISKFVEGNTSLEEVTRVTASD; from the coding sequence ATGGCACGGTTAGGTGAGCTTCTAGTTCGTGAAAGCATGATCACCCCGCAGCAATTGCAAACAGCTCAAGAAGAACAGAAGAAAAGCGGCGGACGTTTGGGCGCTTCGCTAGTAAAGCTCGGGATGTTAAACGAACAAGATCTACTTAACTTTTTATCAAAACAATATCATGTCCCTTCAATTAATCTTGACGATTTTCAGATTGACCCTGAAGTTCTAAAATTGGTCAGTGAAGAAGTAGCAACCAAGCACCAAGTTGTACCGGTGCATCGTGCGGGTGCATCGTTGGTCGTAGCAATGGCAGATCCTTCAAATATATTTGCCATTGATGATATAAAATTCTTAACAGGTTATAACGTTGAAGTTGTTGTAGCTAATGAAACGCAAATAATTAAAGCCATTGAGCGTTTATATAAAACCGGCGCTGAGGCCTCATACGATGAGGTCATGCAAGGATTTGATGAAGGTGAAATAGCTTTTGGTGCCGATGATGAAAGTATTAATGCTCTTGATCTTGAAAAAAGCGCCGAAGATGCACCTGTTGTTAAATTGGTAAATCTAATATTAGTTGACGCTATTAAGAAAAACGCAAGTGATATTCACGTTGAGCCGTACGAAAAATTATTCCGTATTCGTTATCGTATTGACGGTCAGCTCTATGAAGTTATGAAACCACCACTTAAATTGAAAAACGCGGTGGTATCACGATTAAAAATCATGAGCGATCTTGACATTGCTGAGCGACGTCTGCCGCAAGATGGACGTATTAAATTGAAGCTTGGCAAGGGACGCGAAATGGATTTTCGTGTTTCCATTTTACCAACGCTGTTTGGTGAAAAAGTCGTTTTGCGTTTGCTTGATAAAAGCAATCTACAACTTGATATGACCAAATTGGGTTTTGAAGAAGGTCAGCTTAAAGATTTTAAATGGGGTATTTCACAACCATATGGTATGGTTTTAGTTACAGGTCCCACAGGTTCTGGTAAAACCACAACGCTATATTCTGCTTTAAGCGAACTTAATAAAAGTACACGAAATATTTCAACCGCCGAAGATCCTGTTGAATTTAATTTGGTTGGAATTAATCAAGTGCAAATGCATGAGGATATCGGCTTGAATTTTGCTGCAGCGCTGCGTTCGTTTTTACGTCAAGATCCAAACATCATCATGGTTGGTGAGATTCGAGACTTTGAAACAGCAGAGATTGCTATTAAAGCAGCGCTTACTGGCCACTTAGTTTTATCAACCCTACATACGAATGATGCACCATCTACCGTGTCACGTATGTTGAATATGGGTATTGAGCCGTTTTTAATCACCGCGTCATTAAACGCGATTGTCGCACAACGCCTGGTACGTAAAAATTGTAGCGAATGTAAAAAACCAATTGATTTGCCAGCTTCAGCTTTGCAGGATATCCAGCTTGGGCAGCAATATATTGGTAAATTTCAGGCTTACAAAGGCACTGGTTGTGAGAAATGCTCTAATACCGGATATAAAGGTCGTATTGCCATATACGAAGTGATGGTATGTAGCGATCCTTTAAAAGAACAAATTCTTAATGGTGCTTCAACTGCCGAACTTAAAGCTGAAGCTATTCGTTTAGGTATGAAAACTTTAAGGCAATCAGCAATTTCTAAATTTGTTGAGGGTAATACAAGTCTTGAAGAAGTTACCCGCGTAACCGCCTCTGATTGA